A single region of the Streptomyces sp. ITFR-16 genome encodes:
- a CDS encoding SDR family oxidoreductase, with translation MSVALITGASRGLGRALASALAERGWDLVLDARSAGALEDAAEELRGRYGSRVAAVAGDVTDAGHRAELAEAARGLGGLDLLVSNASALGAEPLVRLEELAEDGLRQALETNVVAALGLVRRTLPLLRASAAGTVVVVSSDAAAEPYETWGGYGASKAALDQLAAVLGVEEPGLRVWSVDPGDMRTALYAAAVPDDDGPRPLPERVAPAFLRLLDRRPPSGRYTAGALPAAGEER, from the coding sequence ATGTCTGTCGCATTGATCACGGGTGCTTCAAGGGGGCTGGGCCGGGCACTGGCCTCGGCGCTGGCGGAGCGGGGCTGGGATCTGGTGCTCGACGCCAGGTCGGCCGGGGCGCTGGAGGACGCGGCCGAGGAGCTGCGGGGGCGTTACGGGAGCCGGGTGGCGGCGGTGGCGGGTGATGTCACGGATGCCGGGCACCGGGCGGAGCTGGCGGAGGCGGCGCGCGGCCTGGGCGGGCTCGATCTGCTGGTGAGCAATGCCAGCGCGCTGGGCGCGGAGCCCCTCGTACGGCTGGAGGAGCTGGCGGAGGACGGGCTGCGGCAGGCGCTGGAGACCAATGTGGTGGCGGCGCTCGGCCTGGTGCGCCGGACGCTGCCGCTGCTGCGGGCCTCGGCGGCGGGCACGGTCGTGGTGGTGAGCTCGGACGCGGCGGCGGAGCCGTATGAGACGTGGGGCGGCTACGGGGCGTCGAAGGCGGCGCTCGACCAGCTCGCGGCGGTGCTGGGGGTGGAGGAGCCGGGGCTGCGGGTGTGGTCGGTCGATCCGGGGGACATGCGGACGGCGCTGTACGCGGCGGCGGTGCCGGACGACGACGGGCCCCGGCCGCTGCCGGAGCGGGTGGCGCCCGCGTTCCTGCGGCTGCTGGACCGGCGTCCGCCGAGCGGCCGGTACACGGCCGGGGCGCTGCCGGCGGCCGGGGAGGAGCGGTGA
- a CDS encoding GAF domain-containing sensor histidine kinase: MSHRPPSGLAAVSAALLAMSRHLEVRDVLKTIVASARELLDAEYAALGVPDDHGGFAQFVVDGVSDEQWKAIGPLPRQHGILAAMLHEAKPERLADVRKDPRFEGWPDAHPDMSDFLGLPIQDGDEIIGALFLANKNCPKPEGSCGFTAEDEELLAILAQHAAIALTNARLYERSRELTIAEERSRLAHELHDAVSQKLFSLRLTAQAAATLVDRDPARAKGELQQVAALAAEAVDELRAAVVELRPAGLDEDGLVATLRTQIQVLDRAHTARVTFACVGVRALPAAQEEALLRVSQEALHNALRHSGAEHVDVTLDRAGAGTVLRITDDGCGFEPAATRRAGRHLGLVSMRDRASGVGGTLTVASEPGKGTTIEMEVPGG, translated from the coding sequence ATGAGTCATCGCCCACCGTCGGGCCTCGCAGCGGTGAGTGCCGCGCTGCTCGCCATGAGCCGGCACCTGGAGGTGCGGGACGTCCTGAAGACGATCGTCGCCTCGGCCCGCGAACTGCTGGACGCCGAGTACGCGGCCCTCGGGGTCCCCGACGACCACGGCGGCTTCGCCCAGTTCGTCGTCGACGGCGTCAGCGACGAGCAGTGGAAGGCCATCGGCCCGCTGCCCCGGCAGCACGGCATCCTCGCCGCGATGCTCCACGAGGCGAAGCCCGAGCGGCTCGCCGACGTCCGCAAGGACCCGCGCTTCGAGGGCTGGCCCGACGCCCACCCCGACATGTCCGACTTCCTGGGCCTGCCCATCCAGGACGGCGACGAGATCATCGGCGCCCTCTTCCTCGCCAACAAGAACTGCCCCAAGCCCGAGGGCAGCTGCGGATTCACCGCCGAGGACGAGGAACTGCTCGCGATCCTCGCCCAGCACGCCGCGATCGCCCTGACCAACGCCAGGCTGTACGAACGCAGCCGCGAGCTCACCATCGCCGAGGAGCGCTCCCGGCTCGCCCATGAACTGCACGACGCGGTCAGCCAGAAGCTGTTCTCCCTGCGGCTCACCGCCCAGGCCGCAGCGACCCTGGTCGACCGCGACCCGGCGCGCGCCAAGGGCGAACTCCAGCAGGTCGCTGCCCTGGCCGCGGAGGCCGTCGACGAACTGCGCGCCGCCGTCGTCGAACTGCGCCCGGCCGGCCTCGACGAGGACGGTCTCGTCGCCACGCTCCGCACCCAGATCCAGGTCCTGGACCGCGCCCACACGGCCCGGGTCACCTTCGCGTGCGTGGGCGTACGGGCCCTGCCCGCGGCCCAGGAGGAGGCGCTGCTGCGGGTCTCCCAGGAGGCCCTGCACAACGCCCTGCGCCACTCGGGGGCCGAGCACGTGGACGTCACCCTGGACCGCGCCGGCGCCGGAACGGTGCTGCGGATCACGGACGACGGATGCGGCTTCGAACCTGCGGCCACCCGGCGCGCGGGGCGGCATCTGGGCCTGGTCTCGATGCGGGACCGCGCGAGCGGTGTCGGCGGGACACTCACGGTTGCATCCGAGCCCGGCAAGGGCACCACGATCGAGATGGAGGTACCCGGTGGCTGA
- a CDS encoding response regulator transcription factor: MADRIIRVLLVDDHQVVRRGLRTFLEIQDDIEVVGEASDGAEGVARTEELRPDVVLMDIKMPGTDGIEALRRLRELENPAKVLIVTSFTEQRTVVPALRAGASGYVYKDVDPDALAGAIRSVYAGHVLLQPEVAGALLAQDEPGSGTGRGTTLTEREREVLGLIADGRSNREIARALVLSEKTVKTHVSNILMKLDLSDRTQAALWAVRHGAAG, encoded by the coding sequence GTGGCTGACAGAATCATCAGGGTGCTGCTGGTCGACGACCATCAGGTGGTCCGCCGCGGTCTGCGTACGTTCCTGGAGATCCAGGACGACATCGAAGTGGTCGGCGAGGCCTCCGACGGCGCCGAGGGCGTGGCCAGGACGGAGGAGCTGCGGCCCGACGTGGTGCTGATGGACATCAAGATGCCGGGGACCGACGGCATCGAGGCGCTGCGCCGGCTCCGCGAGCTGGAGAACCCGGCCAAGGTGCTGATCGTCACCAGCTTCACCGAACAGCGCACGGTCGTCCCCGCCCTGCGCGCGGGCGCCTCCGGTTATGTGTACAAGGACGTCGACCCCGACGCGCTGGCCGGTGCGATCCGGTCGGTGTACGCGGGACACGTCCTGCTCCAGCCCGAGGTGGCCGGCGCCCTGCTCGCCCAGGACGAGCCGGGCTCGGGCACCGGCCGGGGGACCACCCTCACCGAACGGGAGCGCGAGGTGCTGGGGCTGATCGCCGACGGCCGCTCCAACCGGGAGATCGCGCGGGCGCTGGTCCTGTCCGAAAAGACCGTCAAGACGCATGTCTCGAACATCCTGATGAAGCTGGACCTCTCGGACCGCACCCAGGCGGCGCTCTGGGCCGTCCGGCACGGGGCGGCGGGCTGA
- a CDS encoding chaplin family protein, producing the protein MKNLKKAAAVTMIAGGIIAAGAGAASATGHSGAGAHGVAAHSPGVASGNLVQVPVHVPVNVVGNTVNVIGLLNPAFGNLGLNG; encoded by the coding sequence GTGAAGAACCTGAAGAAGGCCGCTGCCGTCACCATGATCGCGGGCGGCATCATCGCCGCCGGCGCCGGCGCGGCCTCCGCCACCGGGCACAGCGGCGCGGGCGCCCACGGCGTGGCAGCGCACTCCCCGGGCGTGGCCAGCGGCAACCTGGTCCAGGTCCCGGTCCACGTCCCGGTGAACGTGGTCGGCAACACGGTCAACGTGATCGGCCTGCTCAACCCGGCGTTCGGCAACCTCGGCCTGAACGGCTGA
- a CDS encoding ABC transporter ATP-binding protein, translating to MSDVLELVDVSVVRDGRALVEDVSWSVKEGERWVILGPNGAGKTTLLNVASSYLFPSKGSATVLGERLGGVGTDVFDLRPRIGIAGVAMAEKLPKRQTVLQTVLTAAYGMTATWNENYDKVDEDRARAFLDRLGMTEYLDRKFGTLSEGERKRTLIARAMMTDPELLLLDEPAAGLDLGGREDLVRRLGRLARDPYAPSMIMVTHHVEEIAPGFTHVLMIRQGKVLAAGPMETELSSRNLSLCFGLPLVVEHQGDRYTARGLPLA from the coding sequence ATGAGCGATGTACTGGAGCTGGTGGACGTATCCGTGGTCCGCGACGGACGCGCTCTGGTGGAAGACGTCTCCTGGTCGGTCAAGGAGGGGGAGCGCTGGGTCATCCTCGGTCCCAACGGCGCCGGCAAGACCACCCTCCTCAACGTCGCCTCCAGCTACCTCTTCCCGAGCAAGGGCAGCGCCACGGTCCTCGGCGAGCGCCTCGGCGGCGTCGGCACCGACGTCTTCGACCTGCGCCCCCGCATCGGCATCGCGGGCGTGGCCATGGCCGAGAAGCTCCCCAAGCGCCAGACGGTCCTGCAGACGGTGCTCACCGCCGCCTACGGCATGACCGCCACCTGGAACGAGAACTACGACAAGGTCGACGAGGACCGCGCCCGCGCCTTCCTCGACCGGCTCGGCATGACCGAGTACCTGGACCGGAAGTTCGGCACCCTCTCCGAGGGCGAGCGCAAGCGCACCCTGATCGCCCGCGCCATGATGACCGACCCCGAGCTGCTGCTCCTGGACGAGCCGGCCGCCGGTCTCGACCTCGGCGGCCGCGAGGACCTGGTCCGCCGGCTCGGCCGGCTGGCCCGCGACCCGTACGCCCCCTCCATGATCATGGTGACCCACCATGTCGAGGAGATCGCCCCGGGCTTCACCCACGTCCTGATGATCCGCCAGGGCAAGGTGCTCGCCGCCGGCCCCATGGAGACCGAGCTCAGCTCCCGCAACCTCTCGCTCTGCTTCGGCCTGCCGCTCGTCGTCGAGCACCAGGGCGACCGCTACACCGCCCGCGGCCTGCCGCTCGCCTGA
- a CDS encoding NfeD family protein: MDIDAWVWWLIGAVGLGIPLVLTAMPEFGMFAVGAIAAAVVAALGGGIVAQVLVFVIVSVALTAVVRPIANRQRVERPQVATGIDALKGRRAVVLERVDARGGRIKLAGEIWSARTLDEELSFEAGQEVDVVDIDGATAVVM, from the coding sequence GTGGACATCGACGCGTGGGTGTGGTGGCTGATCGGCGCGGTGGGACTGGGCATTCCGCTCGTCCTGACCGCGATGCCCGAGTTCGGCATGTTCGCCGTCGGAGCGATCGCCGCGGCGGTCGTCGCGGCGCTCGGCGGCGGAATCGTGGCCCAGGTCCTGGTCTTCGTCATCGTCTCGGTGGCACTGACCGCCGTGGTCCGGCCGATCGCCAACAGACAGCGCGTGGAGCGGCCCCAAGTCGCCACGGGGATCGACGCGCTGAAGGGCCGTCGGGCCGTCGTCCTGGAGCGGGTCGACGCCAGGGGCGGCCGGATCAAGCTGGCCGGCGAGATCTGGTCGGCGCGCACCCTCGACGAGGAACTGAGCTTCGAAGCCGGCCAGGAGGTCGATGTCGTCGACATCGACGGAGCGACGGCCGTCGTCATGTGA